A genomic stretch from Aedes albopictus strain Foshan chromosome 2, AalbF5, whole genome shotgun sequence includes:
- the LOC134286371 gene encoding uncharacterized protein K02A2.6-like, which translates to MDDKDWPLQPFNEAVESSDLRREWEEWHRSFELILEMKRIECQHEKLVLLLARGGRGLQRIFYNLRPVAEEIYPEPVPVPLIPKETPEYDNAVLRLSKFFIGKRNVRIELELFRTLKQSESESFSQFLLRLRTQAARCEFQEREEIEILQQVTVGAFDERVRDKGLEGTFNLDAITNYAMNREMLLKQKEKAKTLKEEPAVVAAVKLERNARTAFRGKIRTRPFQSGPRPTGGECNRCGSYRHSNDDVRCPAKKARCNNCGKIGHFGRKCRGGSKRFGRRETWKQPKEEANVVTSEDDWNEELPRRPVLEDIQQVSSSPRNNGIITCLVNNFPVDFLIDSGAAINTITEEVWAELQRNNVDVVKRNAQGDRQFSSYASEKPLRVLATLESKISINPSKPITYAEFFVIQGANRSLLSKTTAEELNVLKVGLDVHQVEETVNPFPKFPNVQVKLSVDPSIPPKKVAYLRIPEPMKDKVDEKIQEMLRQDIIEPVRGPPDWISPLVIVPKGKGDVRLCVNMRFPNQAIQREHYPIPVIDTVLNELRGSTVFSRLDMTSAYYHLELHPDSRNVTTFMSNRGLMRFKRLMFGINCAPEIFQRVMTEMLAGIDGVVVYIDDVVVAGRTLDEHDMRLQKVLSVLESNNAKLNLEKCVFRVTELEILGFKVNALGIRPSEEKIAAIRNFRLPETKEEVRSFLGLVNFVGHFIPDLSTRTEPLRKFIRGEIVTFGENQKAAFDDLRNELTTKVRQLGFFDPKDTTELYVDGSPVGLGAVLIQRDKAQWPRIISFASKSLTNAERLYPQTQREALAVVWAVEKYYLYLFGLRFTVFTDHKTLEYIFEGKYRDGRRACSRAQGWALRLQPYDFQIKHIQGANNISDVLSRLCTTEDAPFDESSQHFLCAVGESPDAITLEEIRTETARDPTLTGVVEAMKTQNWPSDLFRFQAFSKELGLIDGIVVREDRIVLPLKLRRRALDIAHRGHPGIVAMRRNLRQYVWWPCMDKEVCSAVTECVGCTAVSGLNPPEPMSRKMMPERAWQEIAIDFLSAKEFATFLVVVDYYSRYLHVIEMKSTTATRTIEALMRIFKDHTFPESIRSDNGPPFSSEEFSQFCASKNIKLNQGILKALRISKALKTDWRKSLEDYVYMYNTTPHTVTEKPPLELLTGRPVKDLLPSLRTDPHWQRDETIRENDAMKKMQGKLYADHRRHAKESDISIGDIVMLKSYESGKLESTFKMEKFTVLERTGTDTVVVNKDGVKYRRPVAHLKKWPSPSLPSTTSDSSTGSHKTSEQDVLNHEPKDVELPQTSSPMNSLFNYIEDSTIEYIDTLINA; encoded by the exons ATGGACGATAAGGACTGGCCGTTGCAGCCGTTCAACGAAGCAGTCGAGTCATCGGACCTCAGAAGAGAATGGGAGGAATGGCATCGTTCATTCGAGCTAATCCTTGAGATGAAACGTATCGAGTGTCAGCACGAGAAGCTCGTGTTGTTACTAGCCCGAGGAGGACGCGGATTACAGCGCATTTTTTACAATTTGCGTCCGGTAGCAGAGGAGATataccctgaaccggttccggtgcCGTTGATACCAAAGGAAACTCCCGAATACGACAATGCTGTCTTGAGGTTAAGTAAATTTTTCATCGGTAAACGCAATGTTCGGATTGAACTGGAACTGTTTCGTACGCTCAAACAATCGGAATCTGAGTCGTTCAGTCAATTTTTGTTGAGGTTGCGTACGCAGGCGGCACGCTGCGAATTTCAAGAGCGCGAGGAAATCGAGATTCTTCAGCAGGTGACTGTAGGAGCATTTGATGAGCGGGTCCGAGATAAAGGGCTCGAAGGGACATTCAACCTCGACGCGATCACCAACTACGCTATGAACAGGGAGATGCTTCTTAAGCAGAAAGAGAAAGCGAAGACTTTGAAGGAGGAACCAGCCGTAGTAGCGGCGGTGAAGCTGGAGCGGAATGCAAGGACTGCTTTCAGAGGAAAAATCAGAACCCGGCCATTCCAGTCTGGACCTAGACCAACCGGTGGCGAATGCAATCGGTGTGGTTCATACCGCCATTCGAATGATGACGTGCGTTGCCCAGCTAAGAAAGCCCGTTGCAATAACTGCGGAAAGATCGGCCACTTCGGTAGGAAATGCCGAGGCGGTTCTAAACGCTTTGGTCGTCGCGAGACCTGGAAGCAACCGAAGGAAGAAGCCAACGTCGTTACCTCCGAAGATGACTGGAATGAAGAGCTACCTCGCCGTCCGGTTCTGGAAGACATTCAGCAG GTCTCTTCTTCCCCTCGAAACAATGGAATCATAACTTGTCTGGTCAACAATTTCCCCGTCGATTTTCTCATTGACTCTGGGGCAGCGATTAATACAATTACCGAGGAGGTTTGGGCTGAACTACAGAGGAACAATGTTGATGTTGTTAAACGAAACGCTCAAGGGGATCGTCAGTTCTCGTCTTATGCCAGTGAGAAACCCCTCCGTGTTCTAGCTACTCTTGAGTCCAAAATTTCCATCAATCCCTCGAAACCGATTACCTATGCGGAGTTCTTCGTCATACAAGGGGCCAACCGTTCGTTATTGAGCAAAACAACAGCTGAAGAGCTGAATGTGTTGAAAGTCGGCCTAGATGTCCATCAGGTAGAGGAAACTGTAAACCCTTTTCCGAAGTTCCCCAATGTGCAAGTGAAGCTGTCAGTGGATCCTTCAATTCCACCCAAAAAGGTTGCATATCTCAGGATTCCAGAACCTATGAAAGATAAGGTTGATGAGAAGATTCAGGAGATGCTCCGACAGGACATTATTGAACCGGTTCGAGGTCCACCTGATTGGATTTCACCATTAGTGATCGTTCCCAAAGGAAAAGGAGACGTACGACTCTGCGTGAACATGAGGTTTCCGAATCAAGCGATTCAAAGGGAGCACTATCCAATCCCGGTGATTGATACCGTTTTGAACGAACTCCGGGGGTCAACGGTTTTCTCACGGCTAGACATGACCTCCGCCTATTATCATCTGGAACTTCATCCTGATTCCCGTAACGTCACAACATTCATGTCAAACCGAGGATTAATGCGTTTCAAGCGGCTCATGTTCGGGATAAACTGCGCTCCCGAAATATTTCAACGGGTGATGACGGAAATGTTGGCGGGAATCGATGGAGTCGTGGTTTATATAGATGACGTCGTAGTTGCCGGAAGAACTCTGGATGAACATGACATGAGGCTGCAGAAAGTACTATCGGTATTGGAGAGCAACAATGCGAAGCTGAATCTCGAGAAATGCGTATTTCGCGTTACAGAGCTGGAAATTCTGGGGTTCAAAGTAAATGCCCTCGGAATCCGTCCATCTGAGGAGAAGATTGCTGCAATTCGGAACTTTCGCCTGCCGGAAACGAAAGAGGAGGTCCGGAGCTTTCTGGGGCTCGTGAATTTTGTGGGCCACTTCATTCCAGATCTATCAACCCGCACGGAACCGCTTCGTAAATTCATTCGTGGAGAAATCGTAACCTTTGGGGAAAACCAGAAAGCAGCATTTGACGATCTTCGCAACGAGCTAACAACAAAAGTGAGGCAATTAGGTTTTTTCGATCCCAAGGACACGACAGAGCTTTACGTGGATGGCTCTCCAGTAGGCTTGGGGGCAGTGCTTATCCAGCGTGACAAGGCGCAGTGGCCCAGAATCATAAGCTTCGCCTCAAAAAGTCTGACGAATGCTGAACGTTTGTATCCTCAGACACAGCGTGAAGCATTAGCCGTAGTGTGGGCTGTGGAAAAGTACTATCTGTACTTGTTTGGACTCCGCTTCACAGTATTCACGGACCATAAAACTCTCGAATATATTTTCGAGGGGAAGTATCGTGATGGCAGGCGAGCGTGTTCGCGAGCACAGGGCTGGGCTTTGCGGCTCCAGCCTTATGACTTTCAGATCAAGCATATCCAGGGAGCAAATAACATTTCAGATGTCCTATCTCGTCTGTGCACTACTGAAGATGCGCCATTTGACGAGTCATCTCAGCACTTTCTCTGTGCTGTAGGAGAATCACCGGATGCCATTACTCTAGAAGAAATCCGCACTGAGACGGCACGTGATCCAACCCTCACCGGAGTTGTCGAAGCCATGAAAACTCAGAATTGGCCATCGGATCTGTTTCGATTCCAAGCTTTCAGCAAAGAATTAGGGTTGATTGATGGTATCGTGGTACGTGAGGACAGAATCGTCTTACCGTTGAAGTTGCGTCGGCGGGCATTGGACATCGCGCACCGAGGACACCCCGGAATCGTAGCAATGCGCCGCAATTTGCGACAATACGTGTGGTGGCCGTGTATGGACAAGGAAGTTTGCAGTGCTGTAACAGAATGTGTTGGATGTACTGCAGTTAGCGGTCTCAATCCACCAGAACCAATGAGTCGTAAAATGATGCCGGAGAGGGCTTGGCAAGAGATAGCCATTGACTTTCTGTCCGCCAAAGAGTTCGCTACTTTCTTGGTTGTGGTGGATTATTACAGCCGGTATCTTCACGTGATAGAAATGAAGAGCACGACTGCGACGAGGACGATTGAAGCGCTCATGAGGATTTTTAAAGACCACACGTTCCCTGAATCTATTCGCTCGGACAATGGGCCACCATTCTCAAGCGAAGAATTCTCTCAGTTCTGTGCCAGTAAAAACATCAAATTG AACCAGGGCATTCTGAAGGCTCTACGGATTTCCAAAGCTCTTAAAACTGATTGGCGGAAGAGCTTGGAGGACTACGTGTATATGTACAATACCACCCCTCACACGGTCACCGAGAAACCTCCCCTGGAACTGCTAACTGGGCGTCCGGTCAAAGACCTGTTGCCTTCCCTGCGGACAGATCCCCATTGGCAACGAGACGAAACCATACGAGAAAACGACGCGATGAAGAAAATGCAGGGTAAGCTTTATGCCGATCATCGCCGACATGCTAAGGAATCGGACATCTCCATCGGGGATATAGTGATGCTGAAGAGCTACGAGTCCGGAAAGCTTGAATCGACTTTCAAGATGGAGAAGTTCACGGTTCTGGAGCGAACCGGTACTGATACAGTTGTTGTCAACAAAGACGGAGTGAAATACCGGCGTCCGGTTGCCCACTTGAAAAAGTGGCCATCTCCATCGTTACCTTCCACCACCTCTGATTCTTCCACAGGTTCCCATAAAACCTCGGAGCAGGACGTCTTGAACCATGAACCCAAAGATGTGGAGCTTCCTCAAACTTCGTCGCCTAT